One genomic region from Cydia amplana chromosome Z, ilCydAmpl1.1, whole genome shotgun sequence encodes:
- the LOC134661102 gene encoding zinc finger CCCH-type with G patch domain-containing protein: MEELKSSLTQYNEQLTMVNTALLEATDSEKESLLALQSDLHQLIQLTQESLDAIIAKETSISTQPEQQNEKCGLDDEYSLFMKEMAASGAYEEDTSQEKPGSSKDAVTSKDSDESDIEDELATLLGMKCAVYHTHKWGGQPSLHNAMVSSVEPRLNEDQFNDLQVRVLFTHPTHAEMLPCPFYLDGECRFDDEQCRYSHGSIVHLSNLKEAIEPDFDGIKVGSRVLLKLKPPDGEDTSLTKKSSEKYHLWHRAVVKSVDEENKTCMVKFESGVKTGEKRKCGDEFLVNFEEMFPLNVDDSDSDSDESLSDTEYPESKAPRPDDTTRALLVEKSLENNAPAMGEWERHTRGIGSKLMLAMGYVPGAGLGAAGEGRVRPVEARAVPRGRSLDHCMALSEKLATQDPLKVEQRLKRLQKKEEERNKRAYEREQEKERRNVFNFINKTLGDQSKQGETAPPAIDIKQSSSKDLSIEQFKITEDTKKIEKEISKLHSSLCRHSAGSEGYKRINSQMIEKNAELNILKKKEQLIAKEQNHRKDKRKMTVF, from the exons ATGGAGGAATTAAAAAGTTCTCTTACTCAATACAATGAGCAA TTAACTATGGTCAATACAGCTTTATTAGAAGCAACAGATAGTGAAAAAGAATCACTTCTGGCTCTGCAGTCTGACTTGCATCAATTAATACAGCTCACTCAGGAAAGCTTAGATGCCATAATTGCCAAGGAAACAAGCATCTCAACACAACCTGAACAGCAGAATGAAAAATGTGGTCTAGATGATGAATATTCCCTATTCATG aaAGAAATGGCAGCAAGTGGTGCTTATGAAGAAGATACTTCACAAGAAAAACCTGGGAGCTCTAAGGATGCTGTTACATCAAAAGACAGTGATGAAAGTGATATTGAG GATGAATTAGCAACGTTACTTGGGATGAAGTGTGCAGTGTACCACACACACAAATGGGGCGGACAACCCAGCCTTCACAATGCAATGGTCAGCTCAGTGGAGCCAAGACTAAACGAGGACCAGTTTAATGATCTTCAG GTGCGCGTGTTGTTCACGCATCCCACTCACGCTGAGATGCTGCCGTGCCCGTTCTATCTAGACGGCGAATGCCGATTCGATGATGAACAATGTAG ATATTCTCATGGATCAATTGTACACTTATCCAATTTGAAAGAGGCAATTGAACCAGATTTTGATGGCATAAAAGTTGGCAGCAGGGTCCTTTTAAAGTTGAAGCCACCGGATGGTGAG GACACGAGTTTAACAAAGAAGTCGAGTGAGAAATACCACTTATGGCACAGAGCTGTTGTGAAAAGCGTCGACGAAGAGAATAAGACATGTATGGTGAAATTTGAGAGTGGTGTCAAAACTGGAGAAAAGAGGAAGTGTGGCGACGAGTTTTTGGTCAATTTCGAAGAGATGTTCCCTTTGAACG TGGATGATTCAGACTCGGACTCTGACGAAAGCCTGAGCGACACGGAGTATCCCGAGAGCAAGGCGCCGCGGCCGGATGACACCACTAGAGCGCTCTTGGTGGAAAAGAGTCTAGAAAACAACGCGCCAGCCATGGGCGAATGGGAACGACATACTAGA GGCATAGGGTCGAAGCTGATGCTGGCGATGGGCTACGTGCCGGGCGCGGGGCTGGGCGCGGCGGGCGAGGGCCGCGTGCGGCCCGTGGAGGCGCGCGCCGTGCCGCGCGGCCGCAGCCTCGACCACTGCATGGCGCTCTCCGAGAAACTCGCTACTCAGGATCCTCTCAAG GTAGAGCAAAGACTAaaaagattacaaaaaaaagaagaGGAACGCAATAAAAGAGCCTACGAACGAGAACAGGAAAAAGAAAGAAGAAACGTGTTTAATTTCATCAACAAAACTCTTGGGGACCAATCTAAACAAGGCGAAACAGCGCCGCCTGCAATCGACATTAAGCAATCTTCGAGTAAAGACTTGAGTATAGAACAATTTAAGATAACTGAAGACACGAAGAAGATTGAAAAGGAAATAAGCAAGTTACACAGCTCCCTGTGCAGACATTCAGCGGGCTCCGAGGGCTACAAGCGAATTAACTCACAAATGATTGAAAAGAACGCAGAACTGAACATTTTGAAGAAAAAAGAGCAACTAATAGCTAAGGAACAAAACCATAGAAAAGATAAACGGAAAATGACAGTTTTTTAA